In Fibrobacter sp., the sequence GTCCATTTGAAGACCCGGTGATCTATCACCTCAGAGGGCCCATGTACCCCCTCAGGCTGAAAAAAAGACGCAGGATCAGGACGCAGAAGATCATTATCGAGCTTATAGAAATAACGGCTTCCGGGCAAAACCCCTGTGATATCGGCATACCAGTAACCATCCGCCTGCCTTTCCATGGGGATAAGGATTTCCCTGGGAAATATCACCTTTACATCAACACTTCTGCGATGAGGCGCCCAGACCGTAAACGATGTGCGGTTTTCACCACGATAATATGCACCGATTTTCATTTTGATCCCCGAATTCATATCTGTTGTTTGGTATATACTTTACATTTCAATAATCAGGTATGCTTATCTGCAACTTAAACGGTATCGGAATCGAAATACTTTGTTCAAGAACAGAATATCCATTTTAATCCGCTTGATCAAATCCCGGAAAGAAATGATGTACTCCTGTACCGGTATCAAATCAGGACTTTACAACACCAGTACTTTTCATGATATGTAAAATCCCCTTAAGAGGTATTATCACCCACTCAGGCCTGTTGTTAAGCTCATATCCCAGTTCGTAAACCGCTTTCTCCAGAAGAAAAGTCTGGAACAGGATGTCAATCTGTTCGGCTTCCCGGGGAACAAACGATGACTCTCCTGTAGTGTCAAGATAAGACCTGAGAAAAATACCGCTGACATAATGGTACCAGGGCTCTATCCAGGTCTCAAGAAACTGATAGTCGGATGAGCGGAACGTGGGATTGAGAAATAGAGTGCCATGGGCGGCATAATGAAAAGAGCGCACCATCCCGGCTACATCCCTGAACGGAGAACGCTTCAGTTTACGCTCGCTCAACGGGCGGGCAGGCTCCCCCTCAAAATCCATGATAACAAAGTCTTTACCTGTGTAAAGTACCTGCCCCAGATGATAATCACCATGGATTCTGATCTTTGTGGAGGTGATCCTGCGGGAGGTAATTCTCTTTATGATCTCTATAATCCTCTTCTCCATAGATATCACCTCTTTACCCAAATCCCTGACCTCATCCGGAAGATATTCAAGCCTCTTTTCCAGCAGACGGAAGTTTCTCTGAACAAGCCCCTGAATAGACTGGTAAAGAGATCTCTGATACAGATAAGAAAATGACTCCGGTTTGAACACAGGATCATCCTGTGACCTGCCCAGAGCAAGATGCATCTGTGCAGTCCTCTTTCCTAAGAGCGAAATCATCTCGAAGAAAAACTCCCCTACCATAGATGAAAGAGATGACGGTATATCTGAAGACCTTATCTCCCTCATCTGGGGGTAGCTTTGGGGAAGCTGCCCTGCTTCACTCTTTTTTGAAAGCACCTGTTCAAAATATCTGGCAACCATACCCGATACATAAGACCAGGAATCGCCGCTGTTTTCCACGAAACTCTGCAGAATAGCAATAGTAAATGGCTGCCCGCTGCCTCTTCTGTACTCAATTGCCCCCATGAATGCAGGAGTATTCACAAAACCATCATCCTGCGAGAGAAAACGCATCATTTCAAGTTCCGGGTTCACCCCCTCCTCAAGACGTCTGTAAAGCTTAAGGAAAAGAACATCCCCGAATACAATCGCAGAGTTGCTCTGCTCCACCTTGAGAGGACGGCTGGCAAGAGTTCCATGGGACTCCATGACAGCTTTAAGCTGCCTCGATGAAGCAGAACCCGCAAGTGTCCATCCCGATCCACGAAGATTCTTTCTCGAAACAATCAGATTCAAAAGCCCGTCATGCACATCCTCATCGTATGTACCATCGTAGATATATCCCTCTTTGTCATCCACCAGTATATCAGTAATCACCGCCTGAGGAAAATCGCTGCTGATCCTCTTCTGCGCAGTCTTATACGCAAATGACACGGGCAGAAGATAGTACTCCTCACCCCTGTCTGTAAAAATGACCTTCAGGATCAGGAGATGAGAATTGGAGACATTGCCCTTAAAGCAGATGTCTCTGACAATTTTAACCACCTCAATCTTTCTTGTCTTTGATGAAAACCAGCGGCATTGCACCAGATAACGGGGGAAAAGCCTCTCCTCCAGCACCTGACGGCTTTTACCGCTGAAAATTGTCTCCCAGCTCTTTTTAAGTTTCATCGACGGCATCAACTCCTCAGCTATTCCGATCTCCTCACGGCTCTTTCCAAGCAATAACCAGTAATAATCGTTGGGTCCCATAATCACCATATAAGGACCCTCCTTAATGATAGGGAAAATAGTTCTCCCAAACACCTCCTCGGGAACAAGACCCGCAAACTTTGGCATTTCCAGATTAACAACCTGGCTGAATTTGGAAAGATTTACTATCACAAGGATAATCTCATCTTCGTACTGACGGCAGTAGGCAAAAACCCGCGGGTTGTCACCTGAGATAATCTCAAAGCTGCCCCTGCTGAAAGCCCTGAACCTCTTGCGCATCGCAATTACCCCCCTCATCCACCACAGTAGAGAGGAGATACTCGATTCCTGGTTGCGTACGTTTAAGGCCTCGAAATGATACTCCGGATCTATGATTACCGGCAGATAGAGCCTGTGGGGATTTGCCTCTGAGAACCCCGCATTGCGGTCAGGCCCCCACTGCATCGGTGTACGTACCCCGTTTCTGTCCCCCAGGTAATAATTATCCCCCATCCCTATCTCATCGCCGTAGTAAATAATCGGAGTACCAGGAAGAGAAAAAAGGAGAATATTCATCAGTTCGATTTTCCTGCGGTCATTTGACAAAAGAGGAGCCAGACGCCTGCGGATCCCCAGATTAATCTTTGCCCTGGTATCCTTGGCATACACCCTGTACATGTAGTCACGTTCCTCGTCAGTCACCATCTCCAGTGTCAATTCATCGTGATTGCGCAGAAAAAGCGCCCACTGGCAGATCTGCGGTATGGGTGGAGTAGAGCGCAGAATATCGGCTATGGGAAAACTGTCCTCCATCTGTAAAGCCATAAACATCCGTGGCATAAGAGGAAAATGGAATGACATGTGACACTCATCGCCATCCCCGAAATAAGCCACCGAATCCTCAGGCCACTGGTTGGCCTCGGCCAGAAACATTTTGTTGCTGAAAGAGGCATCAACATGTGCCCGCAGTTTTTTCAGGAAATTGTGAGTTTCGGGAAGATTCTCACAGTTAGTCCCCTCTCTTTCGTAAAGATAAGGGACCGCGTCAAGCCTCAGCCCGTCAACCCCCATCGAAAACCAGAAATCAATTACCCTGAAAAGATTCTTATGTACCAGCGGTTCGTCGAAGTTGAGATCCGGCTGATGAGAGTAAAAACGATGCCAGAAATAAGCCTTCGCCACCGGGTCCCAGCTCCAGTTTGACGACTCAAAATCTTTGAATATGATACGGGCATCCTTGTACCTGTCCGGAGTATCACTCCAGACATACATGTTTCGACGGCGAGTGTTTGGTTTGGCTCGCCTTGATTGCTGAAACCAGGAGTGGTCAGATGAGGTGTGGTTAAGCACCAACTCCGCAATAACCCTTAAACCCCGCTTGTGAGCCGCCCTGAGAAAACTGCGGAAATCACGCAGGGTTCCATAGTCCGGATGAATATTAAAGTAATCGGAGATATCGTAACCGTCATCACGCAATGGAGAGGGATAAAAGGGCAAAAGCCAGATAGTATTGGCACCAAGCCCCTCGATATAATCCAGCTTCTCGGTAAGCCCCCGGAAATCCCCCACCCCATCACCGTTACTGTCACGAAAAGCACGCACATGCAATTCGTAAATGATTGCATCCTTGTACCAGAGAGACTCCTCGGGAAGCTTCTCCTGTCTTATATCACTGCTCTTCTGGTATACCATTACAGGCCCTCTGCTTCCACCTGTTTCTCCTCATCCCGCCCCCATCAGTAATACTCATACTGCCCCTCCTGCCTCAACTGACGCTGGACACTCAGGAGAAGGGCAGGAGACCTCTGTGGATCCAGTGTGACTCTGCTCCGTTCTCCGCTCCACACAAAACGCTCCCCGCTTAGAAGATCATCGAGAAAAAGAGGCTGCCCGGGGGAGACAGAGAGATCCTGCAGAGGAAGCTTCAGTGTGCCACTCTGAGGATGAAAAGGATCCAGATTGACGACCACAAGGACAACATTTGACAGATCAGATGTTGCTTTACCGTAGAACAGAAGATACTCATTATTAACCGAATAGAAACGCAGATTCCTTATCTGCTGAAGTGACGGGTTCTCGCGTCTGGCCTGATTCACCCTCTTTATCAGACTTCTCAACTCCTCTCCATCTTTCTTTTCCGCCCAGTTCTTTATCTCATATTTCTCAGCATCCCTGTACTCCTCTGTACCGGGGAGAGCATCAACAACCCCGTTCTCAAAGACCGGACCGTAAATTCCGTAGCTTGAGGAGAGTGTGGCGGCAAGCACCAGACGTACCGCGGAGGCTTTGACTCCACCAATCTGGAGATACTCCGGTAAGATATCGGGGGTATTGGGCCAGAGGTTTGGACGGAAGTACTCCACATGAGATCCTTTTGTCAACTCATTGAAGTAGTTTGTCAATTCCTCCTTTGTGTTGCGCCATGTAAAATACGTGTAGGACTGGTTAAACCCTATTTTGGCCAGACGATACATCACTTTTGGCCTGGTGAATGCCTCCGAGAGAAAAATCACCTCAGGGTAGCGCTTTCTTATCCTGGAAATCAGCCATTCCCAGAATGCAAATGGTTTGGTATGAGGATTATCCACGCGGAAAATCCTTACCCCCTTTTCAATCCAGAAAAGTACTACACTCTCAAGCTCCTCCCAGAGCGATCTCCACTCCTCACACTCAAAATCAAAGGGAACTATGTCCTCGTAACGCTTGGGAGGATTCTCCGCATACTGGATGCTTCCATCGGGCCGCGTCTTGAACCATTCCGGATGTTCCTTTACATAGGGGTGGTCAGGGGAGCACTGAAACGCGATATCCATAGCTACTTCGATTCCATAGGAGGCGGCGGCGTTTATAAGTCCCACGAAATCCTCCATGCTCCCAAGCTGCGGCTCAATGTCCTTATGTCCCCCGAAAGAAGAACCTATTGCCCAGGGACTCCCGGGATCACCCTCCTCCGAGACAGTGGTGTTGTTTCTGCCTTTACGGTTTGTAAATCCTATGGGATGAATGGGGGGAAGATAGAGGATATCAAAACCCATAGCGGCAATCTCAGGAAGTCTCCGCTCACAATCCCGGAAAGTACCATGAGAGCCGGAACCGGTGGAGCGGGGAAAGAGTTCATACCAGGTACTGAAAACTGCCTTTTTGGAATCCACCTGAATCTCAAGTGCAGGAGAGTACTCCACGGCAAGGGAAAGATCCGGGTATAGACTCATCATGGCGGTTATCTCTTTGTCCGTAGCAAGAAGAACCGCTGCTGCAGCCTCGGAGGCTGAGAGAAGATCACGGGCACGGTCCAGAAGAGGGACGGAGAACTCAGAAGGAACTCTCCTTGAGGCCTGCTCAAGAAGAATCGAACCTACTTTCAGGTCAACACTTATGTCCTGACCGGCATTAAACTTTTTGGTGAGAAAATGCTGCCAGGTTGCGAAATGATCCACCCACGCCCGGACAGTAAAAAAATACCTCCCAGGCTCAGAGACAACAAAAGCGTTTTCCCACCTGTCATTTCCTTTATGATAAAGGGGCAGACTCTCCCAATCCGCCTGCTCCTCTCTGCGGAAGAGAAGAACTGCACCCAGCTCATCATGACTGTCACAGAAAATATCAACTCTTACCTCTACCAACTCCCCCTCACATCTCTTGACCGGGTACCGCCCGCACTCCAGAGATGGCTGCAGATTCTCGATAACAACCCGCTTTCTCCCGTCAAACTCCATCTCCACTCACCCCCAGTCTGGATTACTCAGAAAACTACAATGCAGATTTTTCTAACTGAATATTTAAGTGTTGCAATAGGTGTTCCAATGTAAGTTCAGTTCGCTCCCCTGAAAACATCCCGTGGCATGACTTTTGAAAAGGAAATCAATTGAATGCATGATCCTGATTCACAAGCAGAAAGGATAGGAGAAATGTCAGCGAACGATTCCAACCTGCACCAGTCCATAAACGA encodes:
- a CDS encoding malto-oligosyltrehalose trehalohydrolase is translated as MKIGAYYRGENRTSFTVWAPHRRSVDVKVIFPREILIPMERQADGYWYADITGVLPGSRYFYKLDNDLLRPDPASFFQPEGVHGPSEVIDHRVFKWT
- the treS gene encoding maltose alpha-D-glucosyltransferase — encoded protein: MVYQKSSDIRQEKLPEESLWYKDAIIYELHVRAFRDSNGDGVGDFRGLTEKLDYIEGLGANTIWLLPFYPSPLRDDGYDISDYFNIHPDYGTLRDFRSFLRAAHKRGLRVIAELVLNHTSSDHSWFQQSRRAKPNTRRRNMYVWSDTPDRYKDARIIFKDFESSNWSWDPVAKAYFWHRFYSHQPDLNFDEPLVHKNLFRVIDFWFSMGVDGLRLDAVPYLYEREGTNCENLPETHNFLKKLRAHVDASFSNKMFLAEANQWPEDSVAYFGDGDECHMSFHFPLMPRMFMALQMEDSFPIADILRSTPPIPQICQWALFLRNHDELTLEMVTDEERDYMYRVYAKDTRAKINLGIRRRLAPLLSNDRRKIELMNILLFSLPGTPIIYYGDEIGMGDNYYLGDRNGVRTPMQWGPDRNAGFSEANPHRLYLPVIIDPEYHFEALNVRNQESSISSLLWWMRGVIAMRKRFRAFSRGSFEIISGDNPRVFAYCRQYEDEIILVIVNLSKFSQVVNLEMPKFAGLVPEEVFGRTIFPIIKEGPYMVIMGPNDYYWLLLGKSREEIGIAEELMPSMKLKKSWETIFSGKSRQVLEERLFPRYLVQCRWFSSKTRKIEVVKIVRDICFKGNVSNSHLLILKVIFTDRGEEYYLLPVSFAYKTAQKRISSDFPQAVITDILVDDKEGYIYDGTYDEDVHDGLLNLIVSRKNLRGSGWTLAGSASSRQLKAVMESHGTLASRPLKVEQSNSAIVFGDVLFLKLYRRLEEGVNPELEMMRFLSQDDGFVNTPAFMGAIEYRRGSGQPFTIAILQSFVENSGDSWSYVSGMVARYFEQVLSKKSEAGQLPQSYPQMREIRSSDIPSSLSSMVGEFFFEMISLLGKRTAQMHLALGRSQDDPVFKPESFSYLYQRSLYQSIQGLVQRNFRLLEKRLEYLPDEVRDLGKEVISMEKRIIEIIKRITSRRITSTKIRIHGDYHLGQVLYTGKDFVIMDFEGEPARPLSERKLKRSPFRDVAGMVRSFHYAAHGTLFLNPTFRSSDYQFLETWIEPWYHYVSGIFLRSYLDTTGESSFVPREAEQIDILFQTFLLEKAVYELGYELNNRPEWVIIPLKGILHIMKSTGVVKS
- a CDS encoding alpha-1,4-glucan--maltose-1-phosphate maltosyltransferase, with the translated sequence MEFDGRKRVVIENLQPSLECGRYPVKRCEGELVEVRVDIFCDSHDELGAVLLFRREEQADWESLPLYHKGNDRWENAFVVSEPGRYFFTVRAWVDHFATWQHFLTKKFNAGQDISVDLKVGSILLEQASRRVPSEFSVPLLDRARDLLSASEAAAAVLLATDKEITAMMSLYPDLSLAVEYSPALEIQVDSKKAVFSTWYELFPRSTGSGSHGTFRDCERRLPEIAAMGFDILYLPPIHPIGFTNRKGRNNTTVSEEGDPGSPWAIGSSFGGHKDIEPQLGSMEDFVGLINAAASYGIEVAMDIAFQCSPDHPYVKEHPEWFKTRPDGSIQYAENPPKRYEDIVPFDFECEEWRSLWEELESVVLFWIEKGVRIFRVDNPHTKPFAFWEWLISRIRKRYPEVIFLSEAFTRPKVMYRLAKIGFNQSYTYFTWRNTKEELTNYFNELTKGSHVEYFRPNLWPNTPDILPEYLQIGGVKASAVRLVLAATLSSSYGIYGPVFENGVVDALPGTEEYRDAEKYEIKNWAEKKDGEELRSLIKRVNQARRENPSLQQIRNLRFYSVNNEYLLFYGKATSDLSNVVLVVVNLDPFHPQSGTLKLPLQDLSVSPGQPLFLDDLLSGERFVWSGERSRVTLDPQRSPALLLSVQRQLRQEGQYEYY